In Streptomyces durocortorensis, a genomic segment contains:
- a CDS encoding LCP family protein, which produces MNDRQNPYDPYYQEPQVIGYDAYGQPVYQQQAQQPYDQQGQQYDPYAAHQGQEQGHAHQAPEAGYGYDAYGNPQQQPPYDPYAGQYQGQHPEQTHQSQTHQSQTYPGQTYQGQAQQGQGAEQGYGYGSYTEYGYAAGQQPAAVDTGQHWSVPQQGAAPAPEQAPQSHTAEAAEAEAEADAAVPGQRKPAPDYRTEQFSFIEEPDEDSEDVIDWLKFTESRSERREEARRKGRNRMIALIVVAVLVVVGGVGYLWSADMIPGLSGPDDKKAVAAGAQQRDMIVVHLHDTKKGATSTALLVDNTTTKQGTTVLLPNSLAVAGDDGTTTTLGKSVDDDGRTGTREAIDTLLGTRITGTWRLDTPYLENLVELVGNIEVDTDTEVPDTKKGASPLVNKGEAQTLSGPMAVAYATYRAPGEPEAKQLMRFGEVMRATLRKISGDPKAATITIETLLQVLDPSLPEKDLGASLAKLAAHAKVGDYKTVLLPVQEDGTLTEEATRSVVKDVLGGAVKAPEEGAPLRVAVRNATGDDKAAEAARVQLINGGYAFVDSGKAEAESSSVVLYRSAEDKEKAVEVAKTLGLSDDDVKKGEPAANADVSAVLGQDYEIK; this is translated from the coding sequence GTGAACGACCGACAGAACCCGTACGATCCGTATTACCAGGAGCCGCAGGTCATCGGCTACGACGCTTACGGGCAGCCGGTGTACCAGCAGCAGGCGCAGCAGCCGTACGACCAGCAGGGGCAGCAGTACGACCCCTACGCCGCGCACCAGGGCCAGGAGCAGGGCCACGCGCACCAGGCCCCCGAGGCGGGGTACGGCTACGACGCGTACGGCAACCCCCAGCAGCAGCCCCCGTACGACCCCTACGCAGGCCAGTACCAGGGCCAGCACCCGGAGCAGACGCACCAGAGCCAGACGCACCAGAGCCAGACGTACCCGGGTCAGACGTACCAGGGCCAGGCCCAGCAGGGACAGGGCGCCGAGCAGGGGTACGGGTACGGCTCCTACACCGAATACGGCTACGCCGCCGGGCAGCAGCCCGCCGCGGTCGACACCGGTCAGCACTGGAGCGTCCCGCAGCAGGGCGCCGCCCCCGCGCCGGAGCAGGCCCCGCAGTCGCACACAGCGGAAGCCGCGGAAGCCGAAGCGGAGGCCGACGCGGCCGTTCCGGGGCAGCGCAAGCCCGCTCCCGACTACCGAACCGAGCAGTTCTCGTTCATCGAGGAGCCCGACGAGGACTCCGAAGACGTCATCGACTGGCTGAAGTTCACCGAGAGCCGCAGCGAGCGGCGCGAGGAAGCGCGCCGCAAGGGCCGCAACCGGATGATCGCCCTGATCGTCGTGGCCGTTCTCGTGGTCGTCGGCGGAGTCGGGTACCTCTGGTCCGCCGACATGATCCCCGGCCTCTCCGGTCCGGACGACAAGAAGGCCGTCGCCGCCGGAGCCCAGCAGCGCGACATGATCGTGGTGCACCTGCACGACACCAAGAAGGGCGCCACCTCCACGGCGCTCCTCGTCGACAACACCACCACCAAGCAGGGCACCACCGTTCTGCTGCCCAACTCCCTCGCCGTCGCGGGCGACGACGGGACCACCACCACGCTCGGCAAGTCCGTCGACGACGACGGCAGGACCGGCACCCGGGAGGCGATCGACACCCTCCTGGGCACCCGGATCACCGGCACCTGGCGGCTGGACACTCCCTACCTGGAGAACCTCGTCGAGCTGGTCGGCAACATCGAGGTCGACACCGACACCGAGGTGCCCGACACCAAGAAGGGCGCCTCGCCCCTGGTGAACAAGGGCGAGGCGCAGACGCTCAGCGGCCCGATGGCCGTCGCGTACGCCACGTACCGCGCACCGGGCGAGCCCGAGGCCAAGCAGCTGATGCGGTTCGGCGAGGTCATGCGGGCCACGCTGCGCAAGATCTCCGGGGATCCCAAGGCCGCGACCATCACCATCGAGACGCTGCTCCAGGTGCTCGACCCGTCGCTGCCCGAGAAGGACCTCGGGGCCTCGCTCGCCAAGCTTGCCGCGCATGCCAAGGTCGGCGACTACAAAACGGTCCTCCTGCCGGTCCAGGAGGACGGCACGCTCACCGAGGAGGCCACCCGCAGCGTCGTCAAGGACGTCCTGGGCGGTGCGGTGAAGGCCCCCGAAGAGGGTGCGCCCCTCCGGGTCGCCGTTCGCAACGCCACGGGTGACGACAAGGCCGCAGAGGCGGCCCGGGTCCAGCTGATCAACGGCGGCTACGCCTTCGTGGACAGCGGCAAGGCCGAGGCCGAGTCCTCTTCCGTCGTGCTCTACCGGTCCGCCGAGGACAAGGAGAAGGCCGTCGAGGTGGCCAAGACCCTGGGGCTGTCCGACGACGACGTGAAGAAGGGCGAGCCGGCCGCGAACGCCGACGTGTCCGCCGTCCTCGGCCAGGACTACGAGATCAAGTAG
- a CDS encoding M48 family metallopeptidase, with amino-acid sequence MTDNSHENVPSRQRRRFAGISSRAYEHPADRSALVALRKLTGFDTVFKALSGLLPERSLRLLFLSDSVRVSEAQFTHLNDMLRDACYILDLEKVPPMYVKQDPQPNAMCIGLDEPIIVVTTGLVELLDEEEMRAVVGHEVGHALSGHSVYRTILLFLTNLAVKVAWIPLGNVAIMAIVTALREWFRKSELSADRAGLLVGQDTKASMRGLMKIAGGNHLHEMNVDAFLAQADEYEKAGDLRDSVLKILNVLPRTHPFTAVRAAELKKWSESRDFQRIMDGHYPRREEDKDTSVTDSFRESASHYADTVRTSKDPLMKLVGDIAGGAGDLGGKLRDKFTGAAGGGTKGGAQGPAGGSATGEKGTSGRPQDPED; translated from the coding sequence ATGACCGACAACAGTCACGAGAACGTGCCGAGCAGGCAGCGCAGGCGATTTGCCGGGATCTCCTCCCGGGCCTACGAGCACCCCGCCGACCGCTCGGCCCTGGTGGCCCTGCGCAAGCTGACCGGGTTCGACACCGTGTTCAAGGCGCTCAGCGGGCTGCTCCCGGAGCGCAGCCTGCGGCTGCTGTTCCTCTCCGACTCCGTCCGGGTGAGCGAAGCGCAGTTCACCCACCTCAACGACATGCTGCGGGACGCCTGTTACATCCTGGACCTGGAGAAGGTCCCGCCGATGTACGTCAAGCAGGACCCGCAGCCCAACGCCATGTGCATCGGTCTTGACGAACCGATCATCGTGGTCACCACCGGCCTGGTCGAGCTGCTCGACGAGGAGGAGATGCGGGCGGTGGTGGGCCACGAGGTGGGCCACGCGCTCTCTGGTCACTCGGTGTACCGGACGATACTGCTCTTCCTCACCAATCTGGCCGTGAAGGTCGCCTGGATCCCGCTGGGCAATGTCGCGATCATGGCGATAGTGACGGCGCTGCGCGAGTGGTTCCGCAAGTCGGAGCTGTCCGCGGACCGGGCCGGGCTCCTGGTGGGCCAGGACACCAAGGCCTCGATGCGCGGCCTGATGAAGATCGCCGGCGGCAATCACCTCCACGAGATGAACGTGGACGCCTTCCTCGCCCAGGCCGACGAGTACGAGAAGGCCGGAGACCTGCGCGACTCCGTCCTCAAGATCCTCAATGTGCTGCCCCGGACACACCCGTTCACCGCGGTGCGGGCCGCCGAGCTGAAGAAGTGGTCGGAGAGCCGCGACTTCCAGCGGATCATGGACGGCCACTACCCGCGCCGCGAGGAGGACAAGGACACCTCGGTGACGGACTCGTTCCGGGAGTCCGCCTCGCACTACGCCGACACGGTGCGCACCAGCAAGGACCCGCTGATGAAGCTGGTCGGCGACATCGCCGGAGGCGCCGGGGACCTGGGCGGCAAGCTGCGCGACAAGTTCACCGGCGCCGCGGGCGGAGGCACGAAGGGCGGGGCGCAGGGCCCGGCCGGGGGCTCCGCCACGGGCGAGAAGGGCACATCCGGCCGCCCTCAGGACCCGGAGGACTGA
- the nadD gene encoding nicotinate-nucleotide adenylyltransferase yields the protein MGEQEVPTGPGKRRLGVMGGTFDPIHHGHLVAASEVAAQFHLDEVVFVPTGQPWQKSHKKVSPAEDRYLMTVIATASNPQFSVSRSDIDRGGPTYTIDTLRDLREVHGDADLFFITGADALSQILTWRDAEELFSLSHFIGVTRPGHVLTDDGLPEGGVSLVEVPALAISSTDCRERVAQGEPVWYLVPDGVVRYIDKRQLYRGE from the coding sequence ATGGGAGAGCAGGAAGTGCCTACCGGCCCCGGCAAGCGCCGGCTCGGCGTCATGGGCGGGACATTCGACCCGATCCATCATGGACACCTGGTGGCGGCCAGTGAAGTGGCCGCCCAGTTCCATCTGGACGAGGTCGTCTTCGTTCCGACCGGGCAGCCGTGGCAGAAGAGCCACAAGAAGGTCTCCCCGGCCGAGGACCGCTATCTGATGACGGTCATCGCCACCGCGTCCAACCCGCAGTTCTCCGTAAGTCGCAGTGACATCGACCGTGGCGGACCGACGTACACCATCGATACGCTGCGGGACCTGCGCGAGGTCCACGGCGACGCGGACCTCTTCTTCATCACCGGCGCCGACGCGCTCTCCCAGATTCTCACCTGGCGCGACGCGGAGGAGCTGTTCTCGCTCTCCCACTTCATCGGTGTGACCCGCCCGGGTCACGTGCTCACGGACGACGGGCTGCCCGAGGGCGGTGTCTCCCTCGTGGAGGTACCCGCGCTGGCGATCTCGTCCACGGACTGCCGTGAGAGGGTCGCGCAGGGGGAACCGGTCTGGTACCTGGTGCCGGACGGCGTGGTCCGCTACATCGACAAGCGCCAGCTGTACCGCGGCGAATGA
- a CDS encoding SCO2583 family membrane protein produces the protein MTGRSEPPDGPPENPAGGEDEYRSLVFDESFVQAARMQEFSAQERMGEHARAVRALPEPPAALRSGGGSRTAIALIVLIALAFALAVYIGFRSPYPQPPTRRAEPLRTTVVPLAPPGAVPGGSPERLYASEPVAGLRTGAEGINFPAVRRTRNFSDSQITAALATVKDYLVESSLNPDVLTGDVRRPVEHLLAPDQRAQFEQSLSTPADDGRNAATGWLVRFDPAHVELADPHVRVQGTLRYEEEGTGALGVVSDHTFTYAVRPADGPHGEDGASLFTVRRELHFRFDREDLRLHRLELRTAYVQAGPHSCSADAAGTLRPLLAGERADDRGPAATDPYATGRPTAALCGTLAAVSSPTASAAATTTPTDSAAGRSSPSSPSQ, from the coding sequence ATGACAGGCCGCTCAGAACCGCCGGACGGCCCGCCCGAGAACCCCGCGGGCGGCGAGGACGAATACCGCTCCCTCGTCTTCGACGAATCGTTCGTCCAGGCTGCCCGGATGCAGGAGTTCTCGGCCCAGGAGCGGATGGGCGAGCACGCCCGCGCGGTGCGCGCCCTGCCCGAGCCACCGGCCGCCCTCCGCAGCGGAGGCGGCTCCCGGACCGCCATAGCGCTGATCGTCCTGATTGCCCTGGCCTTCGCCCTCGCCGTCTACATAGGCTTCCGCAGCCCCTACCCCCAGCCGCCCACCCGACGGGCCGAACCCCTGAGGACCACTGTCGTCCCCCTCGCCCCTCCGGGGGCCGTCCCCGGCGGCTCCCCCGAGCGGCTGTACGCGTCCGAGCCGGTCGCCGGTCTCCGCACCGGCGCGGAAGGGATCAACTTCCCCGCCGTGCGGCGTACGCGGAACTTCTCCGACAGCCAGATCACCGCCGCTCTCGCCACGGTCAAGGACTACCTGGTGGAGTCCTCCCTGAACCCCGACGTCCTCACCGGCGATGTCCGCAGGCCCGTCGAGCACCTCCTCGCCCCCGACCAGCGGGCCCAGTTCGAACAGAGCCTGAGCACCCCGGCGGACGACGGGCGGAACGCCGCCACCGGCTGGCTGGTGCGCTTCGACCCGGCCCACGTGGAACTCGCGGACCCGCACGTCCGGGTCCAGGGCACGCTCCGCTACGAGGAGGAGGGAACGGGCGCACTGGGGGTCGTCTCGGACCACACGTTCACCTACGCCGTGCGCCCGGCCGACGGACCCCACGGGGAGGACGGCGCCTCCCTGTTCACCGTGCGTCGCGAGCTGCACTTCCGCTTCGACCGGGAGGATCTGCGGCTGCACCGGCTGGAGCTGCGCACCGCCTACGTCCAGGCCGGGCCGCACTCATGCTCGGCCGATGCGGCCGGGACGCTCCGCCCGCTTCTCGCCGGGGAGCGGGCGGACGACCGCGGGCCCGCCGCCACCGACCCGTATGCCACGGGCCGGCCCACGGCGGCGCTGTGCGGGACCCTGGCGGCCGTCAGCTCCCCGACGGCCTCGGCGGCAGCCACGACGACCCCGACGGACTCGGCGGCCGGCCGGAGCTCCCCGAGCAGCCCCTCGCAGTAG